DNA from Eucalyptus grandis isolate ANBG69807.140 chromosome 5, ASM1654582v1, whole genome shotgun sequence:
CTCAGCTCCATGCATTTTCTGACACCAATTGGGTGAGCGACCGGACAAACCGTCGCTCTATCACCAACCAAATCTCATCTCTTGGTAATCTCGCAAGCAATGAACTATGACTTTTTCCAGCACCGAAGCAAAATACAAGTGTCTTGCGGATACAACGGCGGAGTTAATGTGGCTTGAATATCTTCTTCGGGATCTTCATGTACAACCACCCAAGCCGCCACTCTTTGGTGCGATAACTTATCTACCATCTACTTATCCACAAATCTCATTTTCATGCTTGAACCAAACATGTGGAAATTGATTATCATTTCATTCAGGAACGCATTTCTGGGAAACAATTGGTAGTCTACTACATTTCTACCAAAGAACAAACTATCGATATCTTCATTAAAGGCTTGCCTACTAGCTGGTTCCTTAAGGCTTGCCTACTTGTCGATTCCTTCAATTGTGGTTTGAGCTAATGGTTCACCCTCACCATTAGCTTGCGAGGGGATAttaagggaagaaaatattcGAGAAATATTTAGAGAATATTTGTTATTCCGTTACCTTTTGTATTTTATCTCTTAGAGTCCTTTATATAAGTAGTATTTGCAACACAATTATgtatagaaaaaaaggaataaaattttattccctAATATCTAATTCTTCACTAAGTCTTATGGCTCCCTCATATATCTACTGCAATTACAGTAGCTTCCTTtgcatttattgaaattaagtATTTTACGTCTTGTAAACCAATCGATTATATCGTTTAGGTCATATATAATTCAATCCAAACTAACAAACtgaactaaaatttaaaatttgttgatttgaagAGGTAATTTTAGAAAACTAGTTCACAAATCgaattagattgaaattaagcaatttggttcaatttttctattttttgccAAACCAAACCAAGCCGCCGAGccaaagtactttttttttttttttttttttttttttttataatagtaGTTTCTATATTTATAGTAGGAGAAAGGTAGGAgtaggtgaaaaaaaaatgaaacggaggagaattttttattttttttggtttaatacTATAAAAgactccaaattgatatatctatgataaattaattctaaattaattttttaaccacaaaaaatcctacattgatatacttatgacaaatttaccccaaactaatttttttatcataaaaaatatcaaatcgaTACATCTCTAAcaaatgaattataaaattCTAACCTAGTACACTTGTAACGTATTATCTAACTTggtaatttgatgataaaatttaccAGAAATTAATAGATGGTGAATTTATCGCTAAAGTatcaatttgagttttttatggtcaaaaattaatttgcagtaaatttattatgggtgtctcaatttgaggtttttcataatattaacttttttaaagaaacaaaGGAGATTGAAAAATAAGtctaaaaggggaaaaaaggtaAGCgcacaaggggaaaaaaaaggaagaaagagagggggagaaTTACGTTGCTTTCTTCCTGATTTTCATGGATTCTTTACGCTCGTGATTAATTCAATTCGATTTGATTTCAAACCATGCACATGTAGATCTTCACATAAACATAGTTCAATGTTGGCCACAGATCATTAGAAAATCCACACATTGTACATGTAGATCTCCAAACAAACATCCATATTTGGCTACAGATCATCAGAGAGTTTATGCCTTGAGTTcgtgaatgaaattgaagaaaccttctctttcatcattttcaccATGCAGCTCGCTGTCGGCCTAACTAGGGTCGACTCGTCGAAACACGACCTCGCTAGTCCAATCAGAGCCCTCGCCTCTTCCACGTTGAAATCGCCTCTCAATCTTGGATCCACCATGTTCGTCACCTCACTAACATCCATACGATCGACATCCTTAGTCATATGAG
Protein-coding regions in this window:
- the LOC120294167 gene encoding probable receptor-like protein kinase At4g10390; protein product: MGFSSMIPPPSSLPSSSPYVRRKNIIMGSPGYTDPAYLRTGIASKKNDIYSFGVLVLELVTGLEAFRADKGLVLASMAAHMTKDVDRMDVSEVTNMVDPRLRGDFNVEEARALIGLARSCFDESTLVRPTASCMVKMMKEKVSSISFTNSRHKLSDDL